The genomic region CAAGGACAACTAAAAAGATCACCAAGGATCTGAGTATAAGTTTCTTCCAGTCTACAGTTCCATCTTCTCTGAAGAGGGGCTGATGTTGCACATCTTCATTTCTGTCTCTTTTTCGGGTCATTTTTATCTCTCAGCATAGGGTAAGCACCAAGTCAGTCCAGCTATTTCCAGTATCACGATGTCCTGTTGCCTTCGGATAAGGCATAAAAACCACTTTATCATTCATGGTTTCTGTTCCAAGGGTGTCACCCAATGGACAAAGGCATCCAAGAAAGTTTCACAAGGAAGCAAATCACCCTTACCCTGCCAAAGAGGAGGACGCCCACCTCCCTTGCCATGTATCAATGGCATTATGTTCTTTTTGAATTCTGCAAAATCAAGGACAGCATACCGTCCTGAAAGAAAAACAAGCCATCTCAGCAAACTGTCAGTTTTTTCGACAAGACAGACAGCACCGTCACCTTCTTCCTTGAGCCCTGAGGCAAAAGCTTTGAGTGATACCGGTGCACTACTGATGTCCAAAGCAATGACATTGCGACCTTTTCCTTTCTGGACAAGATAAGATACTGCAAGCTGTTCTTCAAGTTCAGTGCATTTATGTTCCAAATCACCAAGCCGGGAAACAAGCAAACGGGACTTTTCAACCAGTTCGTCTTCCTTTGCACTATGAAGTGTACATAGTTGCATAATAGTCTGTTGCCAACGATGAACAGAAGACGTAACCTCATCAGCTACCAAGAACTGCAGACGTACATGTCCCCTGATCATTTCCTGTCCTACGTAGGCTATCTGCTCTATTTCACGGGTATTCGCAACATGAAGTCCGCCACAGGCAATCTCATCCACCTGGTCAATGACCACAATCCTGACAGTATCGGAATCGACCTTGATAGACCTGCGCATGCCCAGTTCCTCTGCTTCATGCCTAGGCATTTCCAGATAATGGATAGGATGCCCGTCAAGGATTGCTTTCCTTGCCAAGTCCTCAAGATGCCAGCACTGATCTTCACCGAATTCATTCTTGTCAATCTCAATGGTCAGCAACCTGCGTCCCTGATGAACGGACAACGTACCGATGGAAAATGCATGGTACAGCAATCCGCTCAGCAGATGCTGTGCTGCATGGACCTTCATATAGGCATATCGATGGTCCCAATCAAGGACCAAGTCATAGCTGTCACCGATTTTTCCGTCAAATCCAGGTATATGATGAAATACAGTACCGTCCTTGTCTTTTGTAGTATCCGTAACTTTCCATGTACCGAAAGTACCTTGATCCCCCGGTTGCCCGCCGCATTCGGGATAAAAGACAGTCTTATCAAGTATGATGCCCTCATCCTTGATAGCAAGCACTGTTGCCTTGCAGGTTTTCTGGTATGTATCCTTATAATATACAGGTTCTGTTTTCATATCCTTTGCATCCTCTCAATTCGAAATTGCATTGCATCAGATTTTTCATGACACATGTGTGTTGCTCCGGGGAAGCCGAAGATGAAATTTGATTGCCCAAGCTCTCAGTAAGACTACCGTCAGCGTACAGCAAGCATATAGCCATCCAAGAGGCAATCCGAAATGTTCAAGCAAAAGATATACGATACCCCCTGCCAAGGAAGCCGTTGCATAGATGTCACTGGTAAGTACGGCAGGAATCTCCTTCGACAATACATCCCTGATCATACCTCCGCCTACAGCAGTAATGACACCGCAAAGCAATTGCCCGGCAAGTGAACAACCATATAATCCACCTTTCGCGACACCTATTGAGGTAAAGACCCCAAGGCCCAAAGCATCACAATAGATAAGTACCTTCTTACGTGAATCCATATGAGGTCCGACAAAGAAAATAACGACTCCTACAATGACACAGATAACCAGATATGCCCAATCGGTCAAGGCTGCTGCCGGTGTAGCTCCGATAAGCGAATCCCTCAGCATGCCTCCGCCACATCCTACCGTGCAGGCAAAGACGATTACTCCTAGAAAATCAAGCTCTTTCTGTACACCTCTCAATGCCCCTGTAATGGCAAAAATCAACGTACCGAAAAGATCAAACACATAAATGATGTTGGTCACAGATTCCATGCATCCTACTCTACCACCAAGGTCCAACTTGTTAAAGAGAAGTTTTATGTGTATCTTTAATAGATAGTGAAGGAGATGCATCAGAAATGTCAAAAATAAAATCAGCATGGGAAATTGCCATGGAAAAGACAGCTGACTTGAAAGTTGATTCAGAAAAAATAAGGAAGGACGAATTAGTCAAGGAAGGTCGCCAATTGGCAGGTAAATTTCTCAATGACGTCAGCTTTCATTTGGAGGACTTGCAGAAAGCCTATGAGAAATCCACAGACAAAACATTAATAAAAGAGGGTATAACAGCCATTATCTTGGTAAATATCAGCCTACCCTCGAATGATATCTACAAAGAAAAAAATGACAGGTTAAAAGAGTTAGCAGGTCTTGTTTCAAAAGATGCTGAAACATCCCAGTCCATGATCGACCAACTCAATGGCTTCTATCAACAATATATTGACAACCAGGATCAGCTACTTGATCGATTGAAGGAACAATTTGAACCTCAGCTCAAGCAGAAAGAAGCACAACTGAAACGTCAATATGGAGATAATTTCACCATGACAGCTGAACAGGATCCAGATTTCATGAAACTTGTCCAGCAGCAATTCAAACGTCTGCAACAGCAGTATCAACAGACACTTGACAATTTCAAGAAACAACTGGAAGCCAGCCTGTAGTTTTCCATACCGATTGATAGAAACAGAAACAAAACTATATAGTATAGAACATTACAAAAAAGACTGTTACAAAATCTATTGCAACAGTCCTTTTTGTAAATATTCTCTGAAATCCAGTCAAAGCAGATACGATACGTACCTACCAAGCGTTATCAGAAGCACCACATGAAATGAGGCGGCATAAAGAACGGAAGGCTAAAGAAACCAAGGAATAAAATCAATCCTAGGCCAAAAAGTACCAGGGCAATGATGCCAAGTACCCAACCGGCTTTTGCCGATGTACTGAATTCCCGTATCGGAGCACCCTTTACCACTGCAAGTATTGCAAGGACAAGCCCAGCAAATGCCAACACCGGGCGCAAGGACAGGATCAAAGCCAGTATTCCCAGCACTAATGCTATGGTCCCTTGGCTAGAAATGTCCTTTACGTTTTTTTTCTCAGAGTCAGCTTGGTAAGGATGGACGTATTCTTCACTACTTGTTTCAGCTTCATAAGTTGCCTTATTTTCCGCATCTGTTTTGTTTTCTTTTTCTGTATCCATAGCATTTCTCCTTGTAGACTACCATAAATGTAACTACATATGATAAAAAAAGCTACTGTTTTTATGTGAAGTTTATGTGTCTGTCTCTATGTAGATAAAAGATGAGACGGCGGCTCCGTCAGCCACCGTCTCAAACAAACCAGTCCCTCATAGGGCAACAACAGACTTATTTCCAGTATTTGGCCATTCGCTTTACCAAAGAAGCCCGATAGGCGTCCCAATCCGTAATAGGATGAGCAGCAACACCTTCTTCACAGGCAGCTTTAGCTACAGCCACAGCTTCATACTCAATGACACGGGGATCAAACGGCTTAGGAACAATATAATCTCTTCCAAAAGAGAATTCCCTGCCATATGCCCGGGTTACTTCTTTCACGCAGGGCTGTTTGGCCAACTGAGCCAATGCTTTTGCAGCTGCCATCTTCATACCTTCTGTAATCTGAGATGCCCTGACATCCAAAGCACCACGGAAGATGAACGGGAAACCAAGGACATTGTTGATCTGATTAGGATAATCACTCCGTCCGGTTGCCATAATCAGATCGTCACGTGTCGAAATTGCCAATTGATAGTCAATCTCAGGATTCGGATTACTCATTGCAAAGACCACAGGATCCTTGGCCATAGACTTCAACATCTCAGGAGTAACACAATTGGCAACAGACAATCCCATGAAGAAATCCGCACCGACCATTGCTTCTGCAAGCGTCCGAGCCGAACAAGTAGTTGCCAATTCAGCTTTCTGGGGAGTCATACCATTCGGACGGCCTTCATAGATGACACCTTTGCTATCACAGATTACCAGATTTTCTTTCTTGACACCTGCAGCGAGGAACATCTTGGCACAAGAAATACCAGCAGCTCCAGCACCATTTACGACAACTTTGATATCAGAAAGTTTCTTGTTGACTATTTCCGCTGCATTCATCAGACCGGCAGTTGCAATGATAGCCGTTCCATGTTGGTCATCGTGGAAAATTGGAATATCACAGGTCTTCTTCAGTTCTGTTTCAATTTCAAAGCATTCAGGGCCCCTGATATCTTCCAGGTTTACTCCACCGAAAGTTGGAGTAAGGGAACGTACGATTTCAATAAATTTCTTCGGATCTTTTTCATTGATTTCAATGTCAAAGACATCAATATCAGCAAATCTCTTGAAAAGGACACCTTTTCCTTCCATTACAGGCTTGCTGGCAAGTGCACCACGGTTACCTAATCCCAAAATAGCAGTACCATTGGAAATTACTGCTACAAGATTACCCTTTGCCGTATAGGTATAGGCACATTCCGGATCCTTATCAATTTCCAACACAGGCTGCGCTACTCCGGGAGTATATGCAAGTCCAAGATCATCAGCAGTAACACAGGGTTTGGTGGGAACGACACTCACCTTGCCTGGAACTCCATCCATAGTATGATAGGCCAATGCCCTTTCCTTCAAAGTCACCATCGTATATTTCTCCTTGTTTTAAATACTTTTTATCTTAATAGTCAAAAAGATACTTGCCCCGGCTTTTCAGTAAAAATGCCGGAGCAACATGCATCTTATTTGCTTTCTTTTTCGAAATCCCATTTATAATCCAAATTCCATCTATCCCTAAGTTCCACCATGACTTTCTGCAATGATGGTGGGACCGGACAACCATGTTCTTTCCTGAACTGCCAAGCCAAGTACTCCTTTTCACCTGCAGTAAAGATATGGTCCTGTCCAGGAGCCAGTTTGCTTGACCGAAGCTGACGGCAAATTGTTCCGGCAATCCGTTTGAAAGTCTCGACTCCCATGAAATGGTCAGGATCAATCGCAATGAAGAAATGCCCGAGTGGATACGGAATAGGCTTGTGGTTTTCATCAAATCCATTGAGAGCCTTCATCCATGAACCATCCTGCAGAGCAGCACAGAGGATCTCAACTACAGCCGCATAGCCATAACCTTTGTATCCTCCGGTATCTTCTCCGATTCCACCCAGCGGAGCCAAGGCAGCCTTGCCTTTGGTAAGATCAACAAGTACCTGGGCAGTATCAGTCCTAGTCTTGCCATCAAGACCGATGACCCATCCAGGAGGAAGCTGTTTGCCGGCACGCCCATAAACTTCAATCTTACCCCGCTGAGATACACTGGTCGCACAGTCAAGGACAAACGGGAATTCTTCATCTGTCGGGAATCCGAATGTCAGAGGATTTGTGCCCATCATGTTCTCAACCCCATGTGTAGGAGCAATGGAAGGCCGTGCATTCGTACCCGTAATACCGAGCATATTCTGCTTGGTAGCCATCAAGGCATAGTAACCTGCAATTCCATAATGGGTTGAATTGCGGACCACAACCATGCCGATACCATATTTCTTAGCTTTTTCAATAGCCATTTCCATAGCGCGGGTAGCAACTACGTGTCCCATGCCATTGTGTCCATCAAGGACCGCCGTAGCATCCTTATCCTTGACAACCTCTATATGAGTCTCAGGATTCAGGATACCTTTGTCAATTCTATCGATGTAAATCGGTTTGAGTCTTCCGATACCATGGCTGTCTATGCCACGCTTGTCTGATTCAATGAGCACTTTACCGATAGTCTTGGCATCTTCGGCAGGTATACCTGCATGGCGAAGTGCATCATCCATGAATTTTTCCATTTCTTCAAAGGGAACCCACGCACAGTCGGCATAATGGCTGGCATACTCATCTAGAAATTTCATACTACGCTTCCTCCTACATTGTTGCTATCATAATCTGGATGTCGGATCTTCCGGCATCAGCCGCTTTCATCAGCTTGCCACCCATTTCATCTGTGACAAGTATATCTACTCCATCCAAGGAAATAGTCTTATAGTTTGACACTACGCCTATTTTATCACCGGCTGCCACGACGATTGTCGTACCGACGCAGTTCTTTATCATTGCCCGTGTCGTTTCTGCTTCATCAAAGACAGGAGTAGAAAGCCCTGCTTCCATTGAAAACCCATCAACACCTATGATTGCCTTGTTCGCAAAGACTTGCTCAATGACGGAAGCAGATACCATACCCGAAACAGAATGTGAAATCGGACGGTAATAGCCTCCAGCCAGGACCAATGACACATTGCTACCACTTTTGTACAACCACATGGCGTCTATGTTGTTCGTCACCAAGGTTATGTGCAGATCCCTATCCAACAATGCCCTGATAACTTCCAAAGTCGTAGAACCACTGTTGACAAAGACGATGTCATTCTCATCGACAAGGTCAGCAGCCATTTTCCCGATTGCTTTCTTCTGCTCAGGAAACTTTGCCGCTTTCTGCAGATAATCCGGCTCTATATTGAGTACCCGCCTGAGCGTAGCTCCGCCATGGGTCCTTTCCAACACACCCTTTTCGCTAAGAAGATCCAAATCCCGTCTTATCGTAAGTTCGCTTACTCCAAGCTCAAAGGGCCAGTTCACTGACGCTTACACTACCGTTTTTGGTAGCTTCTTCCTGAATTAATTTTTGTCTTTCAGCAGGTAGCATCTTGTTGGAATCTCCTGAACGTTTCTGTTCTTTTATTCCACTATATTTGATTTAAAGCCAGAAGTCAATCACAAACATTCAAAAAACCTTAATATTTATGAATGATTATGGTTTTTCGTCTATAAACAAATGACTGAAATTTCACTTGTTTGGCAAATATCAAAAAATAAAGTCGTTTATGTTACTGGCATAGCACATGGGATATATTCGATTGCTTTCAATCGTAAAGTTATCTGCCTCAATTCACATTTAGGTCCATCGTTCCAAAAGACAGGGCAATTTTTGCAAACTAAAGGAAACCAGTACAGAGGCTTCGCGTCTGTCTTGTCAATTTTTAATTTTCGCAATCTGTTGAAATATCTTATACTTTCCTTGCCGAGATAACGGGCTCCTTGCAACGGGAGAATATTATATCAAAGGAAACTTGACAAAAAAGTTTAGTAACTATACTATTTGTTGTATGAATAATTTCATGGACTTGCTTTCAGCACAATTTCTTGATGCCATGACAGCCTTCTCCTACTTCGAAAGAAAAAAACGTAATTTTGGTACGCCTTATTTCTTTTCTCTGACAGAAATACATATCATTGCATATATTGGGACACATCCGAATTGCCTCGCAAATGACCTCGTCGGTTATTTTTCAATAACAAAAGGTGCAGTTTCCCAGATAATCAGAAAACTTTCAAAAGAACAAATGCTACAATATAGCATCAGCCCGACAAACAGAACCCGACATCCTTTATGCCTTACAAAGGAAGGAATGGTTGCTTTTTACCGACACAGGCAGTTTCATGCAGAAATCAACAATTGGATTGCCGATAGCATTGGTTCGTTTACAAAAGAACAAACCAAAGCCATTTTCGAATTCCTACAGAAAATTGAACAAAATTGCATGGACAGATCATATGAACAGAACACTTCAGAAAAAGACACTGACCTCCGGTAAACCGGCAACGGTCCTATTTCGTTTTGCCCTTCCGCTGATCCTTGGTAATCTATTCCAACAATTTTACTTGTTGGTCGATAGTATCGTTGTAGGAAAATTCATTGGTGAAAAGGCACTGGCAGCCGTTGGAGCCAGTTACGCAATAACCAATGTATTTATTGCCATAGCCATAGGCGCGAGTATAGGCAGTAGTATTGTAATTGCACAATACTTCGGATCAGGACAATTGAAAAAGACAAGAAGTGCTATCACAACGGCGCTGGTTATCATCACGGTACTCGGAATTTTTCTCGGCGGATTAGGTTTTGCCAGCAGTCGGATTCTCCTTGAAAAGCTAAAGACACCTTTTTCAGTACTACCCGATGCAAACAATTACCTTTCAATCTATTTCAGTGGTTTAGCCTTCCTCTTCCTTTATAATGGAAGTTCTTCTGTCTTTACAGCCTTGGGAGATTCAAACACACCCTTGAAACTGCTGATAGGTTCTTCGTTGTTAAACATCAGCCTGGATATCCTGTTTGTCACAAAATTCCAC from Spirochaetia bacterium harbors:
- a CDS encoding alanyl-tRNA editing protein, encoding MKTEPVYYKDTYQKTCKATVLAIKDEGIILDKTVFYPECGGQPGDQGTFGTWKVTDTTKDKDGTVFHHIPGFDGKIGDSYDLVLDWDHRYAYMKVHAAQHLLSGLLYHAFSIGTLSVHQGRRLLTIEIDKNEFGEDQCWHLEDLARKAILDGHPIHYLEMPRHEAEELGMRRSIKVDSDTVRIVVIDQVDEIACGGLHVANTREIEQIAYVGQEMIRGHVRLQFLVADEVTSSVHRWQQTIMQLCTLHSAKEDELVEKSRLLVSRLGDLEHKCTELEEQLAVSYLVQKGKGRNVIALDISSAPVSLKAFASGLKEEGDGAVCLVEKTDSLLRWLVFLSGRYAVLDFAEFKKNIMPLIHGKGGGRPPLWQGKGDLLPCETFLDAFVHWVTPLEQKP
- a CDS encoding trimeric intracellular cation channel family protein, whose translation is MESVTNIIYVFDLFGTLIFAITGALRGVQKELDFLGVIVFACTVGCGGGMLRDSLIGATPAAALTDWAYLVICVIVGVVIFFVGPHMDSRKKVLIYCDALGLGVFTSIGVAKGGLYGCSLAGQLLCGVITAVGGGMIRDVLSKEIPAVLTSDIYATASLAGGIVYLLLEHFGLPLGWLYACCTLTVVLLRAWAIKFHLRLPRSNTHVS
- a CDS encoding malate dehydrogenase; translation: MVTLKERALAYHTMDGVPGKVSVVPTKPCVTADDLGLAYTPGVAQPVLEIDKDPECAYTYTAKGNLVAVISNGTAILGLGNRGALASKPVMEGKGVLFKRFADIDVFDIEINEKDPKKFIEIVRSLTPTFGGVNLEDIRGPECFEIETELKKTCDIPIFHDDQHGTAIIATAGLMNAAEIVNKKLSDIKVVVNGAGAAGISCAKMFLAAGVKKENLVICDSKGVIYEGRPNGMTPQKAELATTCSARTLAEAMVGADFFMGLSVANCVTPEMLKSMAKDPVVFAMSNPNPEIDYQLAISTRDDLIMATGRSDYPNQINNVLGFPFIFRGALDVRASQITEGMKMAAAKALAQLAKQPCVKEVTRAYGREFSFGRDYIVPKPFDPRVIEYEAVAVAKAACEEGVAAHPITDWDAYRASLVKRMAKYWK
- a CDS encoding Ldh family oxidoreductase, which gives rise to MKFLDEYASHYADCAWVPFEEMEKFMDDALRHAGIPAEDAKTIGKVLIESDKRGIDSHGIGRLKPIYIDRIDKGILNPETHIEVVKDKDATAVLDGHNGMGHVVATRAMEMAIEKAKKYGIGMVVVRNSTHYGIAGYYALMATKQNMLGITGTNARPSIAPTHGVENMMGTNPLTFGFPTDEEFPFVLDCATSVSQRGKIEVYGRAGKQLPPGWVIGLDGKTRTDTAQVLVDLTKGKAALAPLGGIGEDTGGYKGYGYAAVVEILCAALQDGSWMKALNGFDENHKPIPYPLGHFFIAIDPDHFMGVETFKRIAGTICRQLRSSKLAPGQDHIFTAGEKEYLAWQFRKEHGCPVPPSLQKVMVELRDRWNLDYKWDFEKESK
- a CDS encoding DeoR/GlpR family DNA-binding transcription regulator, with amino-acid sequence MNWPFELGVSELTIRRDLDLLSEKGVLERTHGGATLRRVLNIEPDYLQKAAKFPEQKKAIGKMAADLVDENDIVFVNSGSTTLEVIRALLDRDLHITLVTNNIDAMWLYKSGSNVSLVLAGGYYRPISHSVSGMVSASVIEQVFANKAIIGVDGFSMEAGLSTPVFDEAETTRAMIKNCVGTTIVVAAGDKIGVVSNYKTISLDGVDILVTDEMGGKLMKAADAGRSDIQIMIATM
- a CDS encoding MarR family winged helix-turn-helix transcriptional regulator translates to MNNFMDLLSAQFLDAMTAFSYFERKKRNFGTPYFFSLTEIHIIAYIGTHPNCLANDLVGYFSITKGAVSQIIRKLSKEQMLQYSISPTNRTRHPLCLTKEGMVAFYRHRQFHAEINNWIADSIGSFTKEQTKAIFEFLQKIEQNCMDRSYEQNTSEKDTDLR